In the genome of Ancylomarina subtilis, one region contains:
- a CDS encoding (Fe-S)-binding protein → MTTDTKIDIPVMADLAAEGKQVDYLYWVGCAGAYDLRYQKVARSFAKILNHLKINYAVLGTEESCTGDAAKRAGNEMLFQMQAMQNIEILNGYGIKKIVCTCPHCYNTLKNEYPDLGGNYELINYTEFLDEQIQLGNLKLDSNPFLNQSITYHDPCYLGRGNKIYDAPRNIVKAVYGEVKEMKRCKSSALCCGAGGAQMFKDAEKGDKEVNIERIEDVLEQKVDKLATACPFCMTMLTDGIKFKNKEDEVENLDLAEIVAQALDL, encoded by the coding sequence ATGACAACAGACACAAAAATTGATATTCCTGTAATGGCTGATTTGGCTGCTGAAGGAAAGCAGGTAGACTATTTATATTGGGTTGGTTGTGCAGGTGCTTATGATCTGCGTTATCAGAAGGTTGCACGCTCGTTTGCTAAAATTTTAAATCATCTAAAGATTAATTACGCCGTACTGGGGACTGAGGAAAGTTGTACAGGTGATGCGGCTAAACGCGCGGGAAATGAAATGCTTTTTCAGATGCAAGCCATGCAAAATATTGAAATCTTAAATGGCTATGGTATAAAAAAAATTGTTTGCACCTGCCCGCATTGTTATAATACGCTTAAGAACGAGTATCCGGATTTGGGAGGTAATTATGAATTGATTAATTACACAGAGTTTTTGGATGAGCAGATTCAACTAGGCAATTTAAAATTGGATTCAAATCCTTTTTTAAACCAAAGTATCACCTATCACGATCCGTGTTATCTGGGAAGGGGAAACAAGATATACGATGCACCCCGAAATATTGTAAAGGCAGTTTACGGTGAGGTTAAAGAAATGAAACGCTGTAAAAGTTCGGCACTGTGTTGTGGCGCCGGAGGTGCGCAAATGTTCAAGGATGCCGAGAAGGGCGACAAAGAAGTCAATATAGAGCGTATAGAGGATGTTCTGGAACAAAAGGTTGATAAGTTGGCAACGGCATGTCCCTTTTGTATGACTATGCTGACCGATGGGATTAAGTTTAAGAATAAAGAGGACGAAGTTGAAAATCTGGATTTGGCTGAAATTGTTGCTCAAGCTTTAGATCTTTAA
- a CDS encoding electron transfer flavoprotein subunit alpha/FixB family protein, which yields MSVIAFAKNWEGKFKKSTYELVSYAKDLASRLNTQTLVLSIGEVDESELEKLALYGPDRIISVNDSRLNTLSSRIYAEIISQFVLKESATHVLLSDNNSGKAISPRLSVKLQAGLAAAVLDVPKSLEPFVVKKQVFSGKAFAYVQIDSEKKILTLSKNSFGLKENPSTAAIEYFTPELKDDLFKIKVKSVESSDNKIILTDADIVVSAGRGMKSPDNWKPVEDFAAALGAAVACSRPVSDDGWRSHEEHVGQTGKVIAPNLYFAVGISGAIQHVAGVSRSKCIVAINTDPEAPIFSVADYGVIGDAMTILPKLTEIVLNGE from the coding sequence ATGTCAGTAATCGCATTTGCAAAAAACTGGGAGGGTAAATTCAAAAAATCAACATACGAACTGGTTTCCTATGCTAAAGATTTAGCCTCTCGTCTAAATACACAAACTCTGGTTCTTTCAATTGGAGAAGTCGATGAATCCGAATTGGAAAAATTGGCTCTTTACGGACCTGACCGGATTATTTCGGTTAATGATTCCCGTTTAAATACGCTTAGCAGTCGAATTTATGCAGAAATTATTTCTCAGTTCGTTCTTAAAGAATCTGCCACGCATGTTCTTTTGAGTGATAACAATTCGGGAAAAGCCATCTCGCCCAGATTGTCGGTTAAGCTTCAGGCCGGATTGGCGGCAGCAGTGCTCGATGTCCCCAAATCATTAGAACCTTTTGTAGTGAAAAAACAGGTCTTTTCCGGAAAAGCTTTCGCTTATGTCCAAATAGACTCAGAAAAGAAAATATTGACTCTTTCTAAAAATTCCTTTGGTTTAAAAGAGAATCCATCAACAGCTGCGATTGAATATTTCACACCTGAATTAAAGGACGATCTGTTTAAGATAAAGGTGAAGTCGGTTGAAAGTTCAGATAATAAAATCATTTTAACTGATGCAGATATTGTTGTTTCGGCAGGTCGTGGAATGAAATCGCCGGATAATTGGAAACCCGTAGAAGATTTTGCTGCAGCTCTAGGTGCAGCAGTTGCTTGTTCTCGCCCCGTATCTGATGATGGTTGGCGAAGTCACGAAGAGCATGTTGGACAAACAGGGAAGGTTATTGCACCAAACCTGTATTTTGCAGTTGGTATTTCCGGTGCCATTCAGCATGTGGCCGGTGTGAGTCGCTCGAAATGCATTGTCGCTATCAATACCGATCCTGAGGCGCCTATATTCTCAGTGGCTGATTATGGCGTTATTGGTGATGCCATGACTATTCTTCCGAAATTAACTGAGATTGTTCTTAATGGAGAGTGA
- a CDS encoding SLC13 family permease has translation MTEVSKGWKPDDKIHHNRSREISIGYIIKVVFNLLGPILFGLSMIYSPFEFMDARTHQVVALVIWMLVWWITEFVPLPVTSLLPLIILPTFSIFDMKSVAIPYSSSVIFLFLGGFIIALALEKWTLHRRIALYILKLMGSRADSIVLGFVIASAFLSMWISNTATAVMMLPIILSVVAMISKNSNENPKNIRNLKISMLLGMAYGANIGGMGTLIGTPPNAILAGYIRTTYNVEVGFLEWMLFALPIVITLIFIMYILITKVVYPNRMGRIESFTTMVDRELEEMGKMGREEKSTFALFILAAFMWITRSGINSLFNIDLGDTSIAMFISVLFFLIPTSKGTGERLLEWKDTSKLPWGVLILFGGGLSIASALGDTGILSFFANYITSIQGVSVTVISLILMLILVVMTELMSNTALATIFLPIIASIGISYGMNPVAFAAPMILAMSCVFSLPMGTPPNAVIFASGELKISNMVRVGFMLDPIAVSIISLTGLFLANLFLV, from the coding sequence ATGACTGAAGTTTCTAAAGGATGGAAACCTGATGATAAGATTCATCACAACCGATCTCGTGAGATATCAATTGGTTATATAATAAAGGTTGTCTTTAACCTTCTTGGACCTATCTTGTTTGGTTTATCAATGATTTATAGTCCTTTTGAATTCATGGATGCTCGTACACATCAAGTCGTAGCTCTTGTTATTTGGATGCTGGTGTGGTGGATAACAGAATTTGTGCCTTTACCAGTAACGTCATTGCTACCTTTGATTATACTACCAACCTTCTCGATATTCGATATGAAATCGGTTGCAATCCCATATAGTTCATCGGTTATTTTTCTTTTTCTAGGTGGTTTTATTATCGCATTGGCTCTTGAAAAATGGACGCTTCATAGACGGATAGCTTTGTATATTCTTAAATTAATGGGATCTAGAGCAGACTCTATTGTTTTAGGTTTTGTTATTGCGAGTGCTTTTTTAAGTATGTGGATATCCAATACAGCTACTGCTGTTATGATGTTGCCAATTATACTTTCTGTAGTAGCTATGATTTCAAAAAACAGCAACGAGAACCCAAAGAATATTCGAAACCTTAAAATATCCATGTTGTTAGGAATGGCTTATGGAGCTAATATTGGAGGTATGGGAACGTTAATTGGAACACCTCCCAATGCAATTCTAGCAGGATATATTCGTACAACTTATAATGTTGAAGTTGGATTTTTAGAGTGGATGCTATTTGCATTACCTATTGTAATTACACTTATTTTTATAATGTATATTCTTATTACAAAAGTTGTTTACCCTAATAGAATGGGACGAATTGAGAGCTTTACTACTATGGTCGATCGAGAATTAGAAGAAATGGGAAAAATGGGCAGAGAAGAAAAATCAACATTTGCTCTTTTTATTTTGGCCGCTTTTATGTGGATTACTCGTAGTGGAATCAATAGTCTTTTTAATATAGACCTTGGGGATACTTCAATTGCCATGTTTATAAGCGTTCTCTTTTTTCTTATTCCTACTTCTAAAGGCACAGGGGAACGTCTTCTTGAATGGAAAGACACATCTAAATTACCTTGGGGTGTTTTAATTTTATTTGGAGGAGGCTTAAGTATCGCATCAGCTTTGGGGGATACTGGAATTTTAAGTTTTTTTGCAAATTATATTACAAGTATACAAGGTGTCTCAGTAACAGTTATTTCTTTAATATTAATGCTCATATTAGTTGTTATGACTGAACTTATGAGTAATACAGCTTTAGCAACTATTTTCTTGCCTATTATTGCAAGTATAGGGATTTCTTACGGAATGAACCCCGTTGCCTTTGCTGCTCCAATGATATTGGCAATGAGCTGTGTTTTTTCTTTACCGATGGGAACACCTCCTAATGCTGTTATTTTTGCGAGTGGAGAATTAAAAATTAGTAATATGGTTCGAGTTGGTTTTATGTTAGATCCTATTGCAGTAAGTATAATATCTCTGACTGGCCTCTTTTTAGCAAATCTATTTTTAGTTTAA
- a CDS encoding thiolase C-terminal domain-containing protein, translating to MKSPRRKIYMLAGYNTVSMGTGRSDFNPKKGSRPLESYIKEAGQAVLEKIGGADQVDEGVIGNFMAARFNNQANLPAFFPLIDAGLKFKPAISVEGACASGGLALIAAIKSVLAETADVVLALGVEVQNTKKAVYGADILAGAGWNQSRKDGHAYFFPGVFSDRAGAYYQKYGKERTRMAMSQWYANAIENARLCHTAQESENKKSNLYDMALSMPLNPKKFVDHLTVLDCSKVSDGASAIAVVSEEGLKNLGYKAEDAVEVVGFAQMTSDITMNPENPTSLETTKQAVAKALDMAGVRLNQIGTIELHDCFSIAGIMAIEAIGLAEPGKGVDFVIDGKSKRDGEMPINTTGGLIGWGHPTGATGVHQAVTIWEQLTGKAGPAQINIDESRPYALSINMGGDDKTLVSIVYKKTKN from the coding sequence ATGAAATCTCCACGCCGAAAAATCTACATGCTTGCTGGTTACAATACAGTTTCAATGGGAACGGGTCGATCAGACTTTAATCCTAAAAAAGGGAGTCGTCCTTTAGAGAGTTATATTAAAGAAGCGGGACAGGCCGTTTTGGAAAAAATTGGGGGTGCAGATCAAGTGGATGAAGGGGTTATTGGAAATTTTATGGCCGCCCGTTTCAACAATCAAGCCAATTTACCCGCCTTTTTTCCATTAATTGATGCAGGCTTAAAATTTAAACCTGCGATAAGTGTAGAAGGCGCATGTGCTTCCGGCGGATTAGCATTAATAGCAGCCATAAAATCAGTATTGGCTGAAACGGCTGATGTTGTTCTTGCCTTAGGTGTTGAAGTTCAGAATACCAAAAAAGCGGTTTATGGTGCTGATATTTTAGCTGGTGCTGGTTGGAATCAATCCCGGAAAGATGGACATGCCTATTTTTTTCCAGGTGTTTTTAGCGATAGGGCTGGCGCTTATTATCAAAAATATGGGAAAGAGCGCACACGTATGGCCATGTCGCAATGGTATGCGAATGCTATAGAAAACGCAAGACTTTGTCATACCGCACAGGAATCCGAAAATAAAAAATCGAATTTATACGATATGGCGCTTAGTATGCCATTGAATCCTAAAAAATTTGTTGACCATTTAACAGTTCTCGATTGTTCAAAGGTTTCAGATGGGGCTTCTGCAATTGCAGTTGTATCCGAAGAAGGATTAAAAAATCTGGGTTACAAGGCTGAAGATGCTGTTGAGGTTGTTGGTTTTGCTCAAATGACCTCTGATATAACGATGAATCCCGAAAATCCAACCTCGTTGGAAACCACTAAACAAGCCGTTGCTAAGGCTTTGGATATGGCAGGAGTTCGTTTGAATCAAATTGGCACCATTGAACTCCACGATTGTTTCTCCATTGCAGGAATAATGGCTATTGAAGCTATTGGTCTTGCCGAGCCAGGTAAAGGTGTCGATTTTGTTATCGATGGCAAGTCGAAAAGGGATGGAGAGATGCCTATAAATACTACTGGTGGATTGATTGGATGGGGACATCCGACAGGAGCCACAGGAGTGCATCAGGCGGTTACCATCTGGGAGCAATTAACTGGAAAAGCTGGACCTGCACAAATAAATATAGATGAGAGTCGGCCATATGCTTTGAGTATTAATATGGGAGGAGACGATAAAACTCTTGTTTCTATTGTTTATAAAAAAACGAAGAATTGA
- a CDS encoding mechanosensitive ion channel family protein has product MGISDFLNYSLITSKNFTLSVYGVLIVIAVVLVTIIALRILKRVFKRFIAKRESDQGIYWSVFLFIKYLTWVIVVIVLLDTVGVQISVLLASIAALLVGVGLGIQQLFNDIASGLVLIIERNLQINDVIQLDDETVGRVIKIGLRTSKIKTRDDIVMIVPNSKFVNDKIINWSHIDFKTRFFVEVGVAYGSNVKLVSELLKNCAQENKKIANKPEPFVRFNNFGESSLDFQLYFWVKESFLVENIKSELRFAIDEAFRNNNVTIPFPQRDVHISK; this is encoded by the coding sequence ATGGGAATAAGTGATTTTTTGAATTATAGTTTGATTACATCTAAGAATTTTACGCTTAGCGTTTATGGCGTTCTGATTGTGATAGCCGTAGTTTTGGTAACGATAATTGCGTTACGAATTTTGAAACGGGTATTTAAACGGTTTATTGCTAAGCGAGAGAGTGATCAAGGTATTTATTGGTCAGTCTTTTTGTTTATAAAATATCTCACTTGGGTAATTGTAGTTATAGTTCTACTTGATACCGTAGGTGTTCAAATTTCAGTTCTTCTTGCCAGTATTGCGGCACTTTTGGTTGGAGTTGGTCTAGGAATTCAACAACTTTTTAATGATATCGCTTCAGGTTTAGTCTTGATAATAGAGCGTAATCTCCAGATTAATGATGTGATTCAGTTGGATGACGAAACAGTAGGAAGGGTTATTAAAATTGGTTTGAGAACATCGAAAATTAAAACCCGTGATGACATTGTGATGATTGTGCCTAATTCAAAGTTTGTAAACGATAAAATTATCAATTGGAGTCATATCGATTTTAAGACCCGTTTTTTTGTTGAAGTCGGTGTGGCTTATGGTTCAAATGTTAAGTTGGTGAGTGAATTATTAAAAAACTGTGCACAGGAAAATAAAAAGATTGCGAATAAGCCAGAGCCCTTTGTTCGTTTCAACAATTTTGGGGAGTCTTCACTTGACTTCCAGTTGTATTTTTGGGTGAAGGAAAGTTTCTTGGTTGAAAATATTAAAAGTGAATTGAGATTCGCTATTGATGAGGCTTTCAGAAATAATAATGTTACAATTCCATTTCCTCAAAGAGATGTGCACATTTCAAAGTAG
- a CDS encoding carboxyl transferase domain-containing protein has protein sequence MYRLKSKIDTQSEEFLDNKKSYQALIADYRHKLKSILEGVDSKLREKHLSRGKLLARDRIELLLDKNTPFLELSPLAAYDQYNNQFPSAGIITGIGVVQGRECVIIANDATVKGGTYNESTIKKHIRAQEIAMENHLACIYMVDSGGAFLPEQANVFPDKLDFGRFFFNQAQMSAKGIPQIAMVMGSCTAGGAYVPAMSDETIIVRGQGTIFIGGPPLVKAATGEEVTAEELGGAEVHTSKSGVADYLAEDDRHAIQICRNIFESIPIPKKQSIDRSEVIEPAYDPEELYGLAPLDLKKPVDARELIMRIVDGSSFNEFKENYAPTIVTGFAKIMGYPVGIIANNGIIFSETSLKAAHFIELCCQRKIPLVFLQNITGFMVGKEYEHQGIARDGAKMVHAVANAQVPKFTIIVGGSFGAGNYAMAGRAYEPRLLMMWPNARISVMGGEQAAGVLVQVKEQQLKSRGQKFDEVEKNTLRETILNKFEEEGSPYYSTSRMWDDGIIDPTETRQVLALGIAASLNKEYGEPKFGVFRM, from the coding sequence TTGTACCGCTTAAAATCAAAAATAGATACACAATCGGAAGAATTTCTTGATAATAAGAAGTCCTATCAAGCTCTTATTGCAGATTACCGTCATAAATTGAAGTCGATATTAGAGGGCGTTGATTCCAAGTTAAGGGAAAAGCATTTATCCAGAGGCAAATTGCTTGCTCGTGATCGAATAGAGCTTCTTCTTGATAAAAACACCCCATTTCTAGAGCTGTCACCTCTTGCTGCTTACGATCAATACAACAATCAATTTCCTTCGGCAGGAATTATAACCGGAATTGGCGTGGTTCAGGGGCGTGAATGTGTCATCATTGCCAATGATGCAACCGTAAAAGGGGGGACTTATAATGAGTCTACAATAAAAAAACACATCCGTGCGCAGGAAATTGCCATGGAAAATCATTTAGCTTGTATATACATGGTTGATTCTGGTGGGGCTTTTCTACCGGAACAGGCAAATGTCTTTCCTGACAAGCTTGACTTTGGTCGATTCTTTTTCAATCAGGCTCAGATGTCAGCAAAAGGAATTCCACAGATTGCAATGGTAATGGGCTCGTGTACAGCAGGGGGCGCATATGTACCCGCCATGAGTGATGAAACCATTATTGTCAGAGGACAGGGAACCATTTTTATCGGAGGACCACCATTGGTGAAAGCGGCTACAGGAGAAGAAGTAACGGCTGAGGAATTAGGTGGTGCTGAGGTGCACACATCGAAATCCGGGGTGGCCGATTACCTTGCCGAAGATGACAGGCATGCCATTCAGATTTGCCGAAATATTTTCGAATCGATTCCTATTCCAAAAAAACAAAGCATTGATCGATCTGAAGTTATTGAACCTGCCTACGATCCTGAAGAACTTTATGGATTAGCACCTCTGGATCTTAAAAAGCCGGTTGATGCTCGTGAATTGATTATGCGAATCGTGGATGGGAGTTCCTTTAACGAATTTAAAGAAAATTATGCCCCGACCATCGTTACCGGTTTTGCAAAAATTATGGGGTATCCTGTGGGAATTATTGCCAATAATGGGATTATATTTTCAGAAACATCCTTAAAAGCGGCCCATTTTATCGAGTTGTGTTGCCAACGTAAGATTCCTTTGGTATTCCTTCAAAATATTACAGGTTTCATGGTTGGGAAAGAATATGAACATCAAGGCATTGCTCGTGATGGAGCCAAAATGGTGCATGCAGTAGCCAATGCGCAGGTACCCAAGTTTACGATTATTGTAGGAGGCTCGTTTGGTGCAGGCAATTATGCGATGGCTGGTCGTGCTTATGAGCCTCGTTTGCTGATGATGTGGCCCAATGCCCGAATATCTGTAATGGGGGGCGAACAGGCAGCAGGTGTTTTGGTTCAGGTTAAAGAACAACAATTAAAGTCAAGAGGTCAGAAGTTTGATGAAGTTGAAAAGAATACACTCCGGGAGACCATTTTAAATAAGTTTGAGGAAGAGGGATCGCCTTATTACAGCACGTCACGCATGTGGGATGATGGAATTATTGATCCGACCGAAACCCGTCAGGTATTGGCCTTGGGAATTGCAGCCTCACTTAATAAGGAATATGGTGAACCAAAATTTGGTGTTTTCCGTATGTAA
- a CDS encoding electron transfer flavoprotein subunit beta/FixA family protein, translated as MKILVCISNVPDTTTKIKFKEGNKQIDDAGIQWIINPWDELALTRAIELKEDASTPIEEVCVINVGEAMCDATLRKALAIGADKAIRIDASPLDAHFVAGQIADYIKKTPYDIVLSGIESSDYNSSSVGGMLSEFLDWPAISSMTQLGFDNSELIIHRAIPGGKQILQLDPPFVGIVQKGIAKEPRIPAMRGIMMARKKPLEVVPAVELTALSRIVEFELPQPKASCKMIDAEQLDDLIDLLKSEAKVL; from the coding sequence ATGAAAATATTAGTTTGTATCAGTAATGTTCCCGATACTACAACCAAAATTAAATTTAAGGAAGGAAATAAGCAGATTGATGATGCTGGAATTCAGTGGATCATTAATCCCTGGGACGAGCTGGCTCTAACACGAGCCATTGAGTTGAAAGAGGATGCTTCAACACCGATTGAAGAAGTCTGTGTTATAAATGTTGGCGAAGCCATGTGCGATGCGACTTTGAGAAAAGCACTTGCTATTGGGGCTGACAAAGCCATTCGAATCGATGCAAGTCCTCTTGATGCTCATTTTGTTGCGGGTCAGATTGCTGACTATATAAAAAAGACGCCTTATGACATTGTTTTGAGTGGGATAGAATCCAGTGATTATAACAGTTCATCGGTAGGAGGGATGCTTAGTGAATTCTTGGATTGGCCTGCCATTTCATCAATGACTCAATTGGGCTTCGATAACAGTGAATTGATCATTCATAGAGCGATTCCTGGTGGGAAGCAGATTCTGCAATTGGATCCACCCTTTGTCGGGATTGTTCAGAAAGGAATTGCAAAAGAACCCCGAATTCCGGCAATGCGTGGTATTATGATGGCAAGAAAAAAACCTTTGGAGGTCGTGCCAGCTGTTGAGCTAACGGCATTGAGTCGAATCGTGGAGTTTGAACTGCCTCAGCCTAAAGCATCATGTAAAATGATAGACGCCGAGCAATTGGACGACTTGATTGATTTGCTTAAGTCAGAAGCTAAAGTTCTGTAA
- a CDS encoding acyl-CoA dehydrogenase family protein, whose translation MNFEFTEEQLMIRDAARDFAQRELLPGVIERDEDAIYPKEQVKRLAELGFLGMLVDPQYDGGGMDTISYVLAMEEISKVDSSVSVIMSVNNSLVCWGVQKYGTEAQKEEFLKPMARGDKIGAFLLSEPEAGSDATSQRTTAVDMGDHYLVNGIKNWITSGGTASTYLLIAHTHPEKKHHGINAFLIDSKLEGISVGPHENKMGMRASDTHSVMFNNVKIPKENRLGEDGQGFKIAMKSLEGGRIGIASQALGIASGAYELALQYAQERKTFGKEIIKHQAIAFKLADMAVEIEAARYFCLKAAWLKDQGKPYGQASAMAKLYAAETAMKVTTEAVQIHGGNGYVKEYHVERLMREAKLTQIYEGTSEIQKIIISRGLLA comes from the coding sequence ATGAATTTTGAATTCACCGAAGAACAGTTGATGATTCGCGATGCAGCACGTGATTTTGCACAACGTGAATTGTTGCCAGGCGTTATTGAGCGCGATGAAGATGCCATATATCCTAAAGAACAAGTGAAACGATTGGCAGAACTTGGTTTTCTGGGAATGTTGGTCGACCCCCAGTATGATGGAGGTGGAATGGATACCATTTCGTACGTTTTAGCTATGGAAGAAATCTCAAAAGTTGATTCCTCTGTTTCTGTGATCATGTCTGTTAACAATTCTTTAGTCTGCTGGGGTGTTCAAAAATATGGCACTGAGGCTCAAAAGGAAGAATTTTTAAAGCCAATGGCACGAGGGGATAAGATTGGTGCTTTCCTTTTATCAGAACCTGAGGCAGGATCAGATGCTACCTCCCAGCGAACCACAGCTGTTGATATGGGAGATCATTATTTGGTTAATGGAATAAAAAATTGGATTACATCAGGAGGAACAGCTTCCACATATCTTTTGATAGCTCACACGCATCCGGAAAAGAAACATCATGGGATTAATGCTTTTCTGATTGATTCAAAACTAGAAGGAATTAGTGTTGGACCTCATGAAAATAAGATGGGAATGCGAGCGTCTGACACACATTCTGTCATGTTTAATAATGTAAAGATTCCTAAAGAAAATCGATTGGGAGAAGATGGACAGGGCTTTAAAATAGCTATGAAATCGCTTGAAGGTGGGCGTATTGGTATTGCTTCTCAGGCCTTGGGAATTGCGTCAGGAGCCTACGAATTGGCATTGCAGTATGCACAGGAAAGAAAAACATTTGGGAAAGAGATTATCAAGCATCAAGCTATTGCTTTTAAGTTAGCAGATATGGCGGTTGAAATTGAGGCAGCTCGATATTTTTGTTTAAAGGCAGCATGGCTTAAAGATCAGGGGAAACCTTATGGACAGGCTAGCGCGATGGCCAAACTTTATGCGGCAGAAACAGCCATGAAGGTGACTACAGAAGCGGTACAAATTCATGGTGGGAATGGCTACGTAAAAGAGTATCATGTTGAACGATTGATGCGCGAAGCCAAGTTGACGCAGATTTACGAAGGAACGTCAGAGATACAAAAAATTATTATTTCTAGGGGATTATTAGCTTAG
- a CDS encoding (Fe-S)-binding protein, translating into MIKQTLFTVVLLCTLGVFTWSVFRLRAFFKLTKPAYPIKNISARLTRTLNVAFGQRKIFRKPVIGLMHALVFWGFLVITIGSIEMVFDGLTGSDRSFAFLDRFYDVLMASGDVFAFIILIFIVLFIIRRKYMNISRFKGVEIGPKANLDAQLSLYFIGFLMLSLLAFNLGYLSNHSDHVLGVYPVSSQIIQWTGLDFGGIQESGWWIHLLLIFVFANYLPYSKHFHVFLSIPNVFLSNLDPLTKYPNLESVTKEVQLMLNPEASYDETEDVSRFGVKDIEDVTWRNYMDSLACTQCGRCTDVCPANITGKRLSPRKIFVDLRHRMNEKGSLLIKGKEDTKSLIRDYISEEEIWACTTCNACAQECPIEISHPNLIMDMRRYLVMEEASAPSGLNAMFANIENNGAPWQYSPEDRMKWAE; encoded by the coding sequence ATGATAAAACAAACGTTATTCACAGTTGTTCTTCTTTGTACATTAGGTGTTTTTACCTGGTCTGTTTTTCGTTTAAGAGCTTTTTTTAAACTAACCAAACCGGCTTATCCAATTAAAAATATCTCAGCACGCTTGACTCGTACGCTTAATGTGGCATTCGGTCAGCGTAAAATCTTCAGAAAGCCTGTTATTGGTTTAATGCATGCACTGGTTTTTTGGGGATTTCTTGTGATAACAATTGGTAGTATCGAAATGGTTTTTGATGGTTTGACAGGATCGGATCGGTCATTTGCATTTTTAGATCGGTTTTATGATGTTTTGATGGCATCGGGAGATGTATTTGCCTTTATCATTCTCATTTTTATTGTGTTGTTTATCATCCGAAGGAAATATATGAATATTAGCCGATTTAAAGGCGTTGAAATCGGTCCGAAAGCAAACCTGGATGCTCAACTCTCACTTTATTTTATTGGTTTTTTGATGTTATCCTTATTGGCTTTTAATCTGGGTTATCTGAGTAATCATTCTGACCATGTTTTAGGTGTTTACCCCGTTTCATCTCAGATTATACAATGGACTGGCCTTGATTTTGGTGGGATTCAGGAATCGGGATGGTGGATTCATCTTTTACTGATTTTTGTTTTTGCAAACTATTTGCCCTATTCAAAGCATTTTCATGTTTTTTTATCCATACCGAATGTTTTCTTATCTAATCTCGATCCTTTAACCAAATATCCAAACCTTGAATCGGTTACGAAAGAGGTGCAACTGATGCTTAATCCTGAAGCGAGTTATGACGAAACCGAAGACGTTTCCCGTTTTGGAGTGAAAGATATTGAAGATGTGACCTGGCGTAATTATATGGATTCATTGGCCTGTACGCAATGTGGACGTTGTACTGATGTTTGTCCGGCTAACATTACAGGTAAACGCTTATCACCTCGTAAGATATTTGTGGATTTACGTCACAGAATGAATGAGAAAGGCAGCCTCTTAATCAAGGGGAAAGAGGATACGAAGAGTTTGATCAGAGATTATATCAGTGAAGAAGAAATTTGGGCTTGTACCACTTGTAATGCCTGTGCACAGGAATGCCCTATTGAAATTAGTCATCCAAATCTGATTATGGATATGCGCAGGTATTTGGTGATGGAGGAAGCCTCAGCACCATCAGGCTTGAATGCCATGTTTGCGAATATCGAAAACAATGGTGCTCCCTGGCAATATTCTCCTGAGGATAGGATGAAATGGGCTGAATAA